From a single Saimiri boliviensis isolate mSaiBol1 chromosome 15, mSaiBol1.pri, whole genome shotgun sequence genomic region:
- the MROH6 gene encoding maestro heat-like repeat-containing protein family member 6 isoform X3 → MVPPGPASRSGLGTTSQEEQQQVLPAKAAMAGGVWGWVQETPVGALTLTAVAEGIRARQGWSREPPSTGPQPEPWELKPEAEPQTQALATHAETEPGCGATVPEAGSEPRSPEGPHQVPQSSWEEGVLADLALYTAACLEEAGFAGTQATALTLSSALEARGERLEDQVHALVRGLLAQVPSLAEGRPRRAALRVLSALALEHAQDVVCALLPRSLPPDRAAAELWRSLSRNQRVNGQVLVQLLWALKGASGSEPQALAATRALGEMLAVSGCVGATRGFYSHLLLALVTQLHELARSPRSPDMPKIWILSHRGPPHSHASCAVEALKALLTGDGGRMVVTCMEQAGGWRRLVGAHTHLEGVLLLASAMVAHADHHLRGLFADLLPRLRSADDPQRLTAMAFFTGLLQSRPTARLLREEVILERLLTWQGDPEPTVRWLGLLGLGHLALNRRKVRHVSALLPALLGALGEGDARLVGAALGALKRLLLRPRAPVRLLSSELGPRLRPLLDHTRDSVRASAVGLLGTLVRRGRGMLRLGLRGPLRRLVLQSLVPLLLRLHDPSPDAAESSEWTLARCDQAFSWGMLEEMVTVARYDSPEALSHVCRRLVRRYPGHVPNFLSQTQGYLRSPQDPLRRAATVLIGFLVHHASPGCVNQDLLDSLFHDLGRLQDDPQPAVAAAAHVSAQQG, encoded by the exons aTGGTCCCGCCCGGGCCAGCTTCTAGGTCAGGCCTGGGCACGACTTCccaggaggagcagcagcaggtGCTACCGGCAAAGGCAGCTATGGCTGGGGGTGTGTGGGGCTGGGTCCAGGAGACGCCCGTCGGGGCTCTAACCCTGACAGCTGTGGCCGAAGGAATTCGGGCCAGGCAGGGGTGGTCTCGGGAACCCCCTTCCACGGGCCCTCAGCCTGAGCCCTGGGAGCTCAAACCTGAAGCTGAGCCACAGACCCAGGCCCTCGCCACCCATGCCGAGACTGAGCCTGGGTGTGGGGCCACCGTCCCTGAAGCTGGCAGCGAGCCCCGCTCCCCTGAGGGGCCCCACCAG GTTCCCCAGAGTTCCTGGGAGGAGGGGGTTCTTGCTGACCTGGCATTGTACACGGCTGCCTGCCTGGAGGAGGCTGGCTTTGCAGGGACCCAGGCGACAGCGCTCACCCTGTCTTCAGCCCTGGAGGCCCGGGGGGAACGGCTGGAGGACCAG GTGCATGCTCTGGTGCGAGGGCTGCTGGCGCAGGTGCCCAGCCTGGCAGAGGGGAGGCCCCGGAGGGCGGCCCTGAGAGTGCTGAGTGCGCTGGCCCTGGAGCATGCGCAGGACGTGGTGTGTGCGCTGCTGCCCCGCTCTCTGCCCCCAGATCG GGCAGCGGCCGAGCTCTGGCGCAGCCTAAGCCGTAACCAGCGTGTAAATGGGCAGGTGCTGGTACAACTGCTGTGGGCACTGAAGGGTGCTTCAGGGTCTGAGCCCCAGGCACTGGCG GCCACTCGTGCTCTTGGGGAGATGCTGGCTGTTTCAGGCTGCGTGGGAGCCACAAGGGGCTTCTACTCTCATCTGCTGCTTGCACTAGTCACACAGCTGCACGAGCTGGCCCGCAGCCCTCGCTCCCCTGACATGCCCAAGATTTGGATTCTGTCCCACCGAGGGCCACCACACAGCCATGCCAG CTGCGCTGTGGAGGCCTTGAAGGCTCTGCTCACTGGGGATGGAGGCCGCATGGTGGTCACGTGCATGGAGCAGgcgggaggctggaggaggctggTGGGAGCCCACACCCACCTGGAGGGTGTCCTGCTGCTGGCGAG tgccatggtggcacacgccgACCACCACCTGCGAGGCCTCTTCGCGGACTTGCTTCCCCGGCTGCGCAGCGCCGACGACCCGCAGCGCCTCACGGCTATGGCCTTCTTCACCGGG CTGTTGCAGAGCCGGCCGACCGCACGGCTCCTGCGGGAGGAGGTTATCCTGGAGCGACTTCTCACCTGGCAGGGAGACCCCGAGCCCACCGTGCGCTGGTTGGGCCTGCTGGGCCTGGGCCACCTCGCGCTGAATCGCAGGAAG GTGCGGCACGTGAGCGCGCTGCTGCCGGCACTGCTGGGCGCACTGGGCGAAGGCGACGCGCGGCTCGTGGGTGCAGCTCTGGGCGCCCTGAAGAGGCTCTTGCTACGGCCCCGGGCGCCTGTGCGGCTCCTGAGCTCGGAGCTGGGGCCGCGCCTCCGTCCGCTGCTGGACCAC ACCCGGGACTCAGTCCGCGCTTCGGCGGTCGGGCTCCTCGGGACTCTGGTGCGCCGGGGCCGGGGCATGCTCCGGCTTGGGCTCCGCGGCCCCCTGCGGAGGCTGGTGCTGCAGAGTCTCGTGCCGCTGCTGCTGCGCCTGCATGACCCCAGCCCAGATGCTGCTGAG AGCTCAGAGTGGACCCTGGCCCGCTGCGACCAGGCCTTTAGCTGGGGCATGCTGGAGGAGATGGTCACCGTGGCCCGCTATGATAGCCCCGAGGCCCTGAGCCACGTTTGCCGCCGCCTG GTTCGGCGGTACCCGGGCCACGTGCCTAACTTCCTGAGCCAGACTCAAGGCTACCTGCGGAGTCCCCAGGACCCTCTGCGCCGGGCAGCCACCGTGCTCATAG GCTTCCTTGTCCACCATGCCAGCCCCGGCTGCGTCAACCAGGACCTGCTGGACTCGCTGTTCCACG ACCTAGGGCGGCTCCAGGACGACCCCCAGCCGGCCGTGGCCGCGGCGGCGCACGTGTCCGCTCAGCAG GGTTGA
- the MROH6 gene encoding maestro heat-like repeat-containing protein family member 6 isoform X1: MVPPGPASRSGLGTTSQEEQQQVLPAKAAMAGGVWGWVQETPVGALTLTAVAEGIRARQGWSREPPSTGPQPEPWELKPEAEPQTQALATHAETEPGCGATVPEAGSEPRSPEGPHQVPQSSWEEGVLADLALYTAACLEEAGFAGTQATALTLSSALEARGERLEDQVHALVRGLLAQVPSLAEGRPRRAALRVLSALALEHAQDVVCALLPRSLPPDRAAAELWRSLSRNQRVNGQVLVQLLWALKGASGSEPQALAATRALGEMLAVSGCVGATRGFYSHLLLALVTQLHELARSPRSPDMPKIWILSHRGPPHSHASCAVEALKALLTGDGGRMVVTCMEQAGGWRRLVGAHTHLEGVLLLASAMVAHADHHLRGLFADLLPRLRSADDPQRLTAMAFFTGLLQSRPTARLLREEVILERLLTWQGDPEPTVRWLGLLGLGHLALNRRKVRHVSALLPALLGALGEGDARLVGAALGALKRLLLRPRAPVRLLSSELGPRLRPLLDHTRDSVRASAVGLLGTLVRRGRGMLRLGLRGPLRRLVLQSLVPLLLRLHDPSPDAAESSEWTLARCDQAFSWGMLEEMVTVARYDSPEALSHVCRRLVRRYPGHVPNFLSQTQGYLRSPQDPLRRAATVLIGFLVHHASPGCVNQDLLDSLFHDLGRLQDDPQPAVAAAAHVSAQQVVLLARAGGPPRGLRLLRLLRLAPRPARPPPVFADSPFQRRSLAGRWGCSGPRPA; the protein is encoded by the exons aTGGTCCCGCCCGGGCCAGCTTCTAGGTCAGGCCTGGGCACGACTTCccaggaggagcagcagcaggtGCTACCGGCAAAGGCAGCTATGGCTGGGGGTGTGTGGGGCTGGGTCCAGGAGACGCCCGTCGGGGCTCTAACCCTGACAGCTGTGGCCGAAGGAATTCGGGCCAGGCAGGGGTGGTCTCGGGAACCCCCTTCCACGGGCCCTCAGCCTGAGCCCTGGGAGCTCAAACCTGAAGCTGAGCCACAGACCCAGGCCCTCGCCACCCATGCCGAGACTGAGCCTGGGTGTGGGGCCACCGTCCCTGAAGCTGGCAGCGAGCCCCGCTCCCCTGAGGGGCCCCACCAG GTTCCCCAGAGTTCCTGGGAGGAGGGGGTTCTTGCTGACCTGGCATTGTACACGGCTGCCTGCCTGGAGGAGGCTGGCTTTGCAGGGACCCAGGCGACAGCGCTCACCCTGTCTTCAGCCCTGGAGGCCCGGGGGGAACGGCTGGAGGACCAG GTGCATGCTCTGGTGCGAGGGCTGCTGGCGCAGGTGCCCAGCCTGGCAGAGGGGAGGCCCCGGAGGGCGGCCCTGAGAGTGCTGAGTGCGCTGGCCCTGGAGCATGCGCAGGACGTGGTGTGTGCGCTGCTGCCCCGCTCTCTGCCCCCAGATCG GGCAGCGGCCGAGCTCTGGCGCAGCCTAAGCCGTAACCAGCGTGTAAATGGGCAGGTGCTGGTACAACTGCTGTGGGCACTGAAGGGTGCTTCAGGGTCTGAGCCCCAGGCACTGGCG GCCACTCGTGCTCTTGGGGAGATGCTGGCTGTTTCAGGCTGCGTGGGAGCCACAAGGGGCTTCTACTCTCATCTGCTGCTTGCACTAGTCACACAGCTGCACGAGCTGGCCCGCAGCCCTCGCTCCCCTGACATGCCCAAGATTTGGATTCTGTCCCACCGAGGGCCACCACACAGCCATGCCAG CTGCGCTGTGGAGGCCTTGAAGGCTCTGCTCACTGGGGATGGAGGCCGCATGGTGGTCACGTGCATGGAGCAGgcgggaggctggaggaggctggTGGGAGCCCACACCCACCTGGAGGGTGTCCTGCTGCTGGCGAG tgccatggtggcacacgccgACCACCACCTGCGAGGCCTCTTCGCGGACTTGCTTCCCCGGCTGCGCAGCGCCGACGACCCGCAGCGCCTCACGGCTATGGCCTTCTTCACCGGG CTGTTGCAGAGCCGGCCGACCGCACGGCTCCTGCGGGAGGAGGTTATCCTGGAGCGACTTCTCACCTGGCAGGGAGACCCCGAGCCCACCGTGCGCTGGTTGGGCCTGCTGGGCCTGGGCCACCTCGCGCTGAATCGCAGGAAG GTGCGGCACGTGAGCGCGCTGCTGCCGGCACTGCTGGGCGCACTGGGCGAAGGCGACGCGCGGCTCGTGGGTGCAGCTCTGGGCGCCCTGAAGAGGCTCTTGCTACGGCCCCGGGCGCCTGTGCGGCTCCTGAGCTCGGAGCTGGGGCCGCGCCTCCGTCCGCTGCTGGACCAC ACCCGGGACTCAGTCCGCGCTTCGGCGGTCGGGCTCCTCGGGACTCTGGTGCGCCGGGGCCGGGGCATGCTCCGGCTTGGGCTCCGCGGCCCCCTGCGGAGGCTGGTGCTGCAGAGTCTCGTGCCGCTGCTGCTGCGCCTGCATGACCCCAGCCCAGATGCTGCTGAG AGCTCAGAGTGGACCCTGGCCCGCTGCGACCAGGCCTTTAGCTGGGGCATGCTGGAGGAGATGGTCACCGTGGCCCGCTATGATAGCCCCGAGGCCCTGAGCCACGTTTGCCGCCGCCTG GTTCGGCGGTACCCGGGCCACGTGCCTAACTTCCTGAGCCAGACTCAAGGCTACCTGCGGAGTCCCCAGGACCCTCTGCGCCGGGCAGCCACCGTGCTCATAG GCTTCCTTGTCCACCATGCCAGCCCCGGCTGCGTCAACCAGGACCTGCTGGACTCGCTGTTCCACG ACCTAGGGCGGCTCCAGGACGACCCCCAGCCGGCCGTGGCCGCGGCGGCGCACGTGTCCGCTCAGCAGGTGGTGCTGCTGGCCCGCGCCGGGGGCCCTCCCCGCGGGCtccgcctcctccgcctcctccgcctTGCCCCGCGCCCCGCCCGGCCCCCACCCGTCTTCGCCGACAGCCCCTTCCAGCGTAGGAGCCTCGCAGGCCGCTGGGGCTGCTCCGGACCCCGCCCAGCCTGA
- the MROH6 gene encoding maestro heat-like repeat-containing protein family member 6 isoform X5 codes for MPYRLLLVLAPRWWEEPGEHSLTLPPSGCSSQVHALVRGLLAQVPSLAEGRPRRAALRVLSALALEHAQDVVCALLPRSLPPDRAAAELWRSLSRNQRVNGQVLVQLLWALKGASGSEPQALAATRALGEMLAVSGCVGATRGFYSHLLLALVTQLHELARSPRSPDMPKIWILSHRGPPHSHASCAVEALKALLTGDGGRMVVTCMEQAGGWRRLVGAHTHLEGVLLLASAMVAHADHHLRGLFADLLPRLRSADDPQRLTAMAFFTGLLQSRPTARLLREEVILERLLTWQGDPEPTVRWLGLLGLGHLALNRRKVRHVSALLPALLGALGEGDARLVGAALGALKRLLLRPRAPVRLLSSELGPRLRPLLDHTRDSVRASAVGLLGTLVRRGRGMLRLGLRGPLRRLVLQSLVPLLLRLHDPSPDAAESSEWTLARCDQAFSWGMLEEMVTVARYDSPEALSHVCRRLVRRYPGHVPNFLSQTQGYLRSPQDPLRRAATVLIGFLVHHASPGCVNQDLLDSLFHDLGRLQDDPQPAVAAAAHVSAQQVVLLARAGGPPRGLRLLRLLRLAPRPARPPPVFADSPFQRRSLAGRWGCSGPRPA; via the exons ATGCCCTACAGACTCCTGCTGGTCCTGGCACCAAGGTGGTGGGAGGAGCCTGGAGAGCACAGCCTGACCCTGCCACCTTCAGGCTGCTCCAGCCAG GTGCATGCTCTGGTGCGAGGGCTGCTGGCGCAGGTGCCCAGCCTGGCAGAGGGGAGGCCCCGGAGGGCGGCCCTGAGAGTGCTGAGTGCGCTGGCCCTGGAGCATGCGCAGGACGTGGTGTGTGCGCTGCTGCCCCGCTCTCTGCCCCCAGATCG GGCAGCGGCCGAGCTCTGGCGCAGCCTAAGCCGTAACCAGCGTGTAAATGGGCAGGTGCTGGTACAACTGCTGTGGGCACTGAAGGGTGCTTCAGGGTCTGAGCCCCAGGCACTGGCG GCCACTCGTGCTCTTGGGGAGATGCTGGCTGTTTCAGGCTGCGTGGGAGCCACAAGGGGCTTCTACTCTCATCTGCTGCTTGCACTAGTCACACAGCTGCACGAGCTGGCCCGCAGCCCTCGCTCCCCTGACATGCCCAAGATTTGGATTCTGTCCCACCGAGGGCCACCACACAGCCATGCCAG CTGCGCTGTGGAGGCCTTGAAGGCTCTGCTCACTGGGGATGGAGGCCGCATGGTGGTCACGTGCATGGAGCAGgcgggaggctggaggaggctggTGGGAGCCCACACCCACCTGGAGGGTGTCCTGCTGCTGGCGAG tgccatggtggcacacgccgACCACCACCTGCGAGGCCTCTTCGCGGACTTGCTTCCCCGGCTGCGCAGCGCCGACGACCCGCAGCGCCTCACGGCTATGGCCTTCTTCACCGGG CTGTTGCAGAGCCGGCCGACCGCACGGCTCCTGCGGGAGGAGGTTATCCTGGAGCGACTTCTCACCTGGCAGGGAGACCCCGAGCCCACCGTGCGCTGGTTGGGCCTGCTGGGCCTGGGCCACCTCGCGCTGAATCGCAGGAAG GTGCGGCACGTGAGCGCGCTGCTGCCGGCACTGCTGGGCGCACTGGGCGAAGGCGACGCGCGGCTCGTGGGTGCAGCTCTGGGCGCCCTGAAGAGGCTCTTGCTACGGCCCCGGGCGCCTGTGCGGCTCCTGAGCTCGGAGCTGGGGCCGCGCCTCCGTCCGCTGCTGGACCAC ACCCGGGACTCAGTCCGCGCTTCGGCGGTCGGGCTCCTCGGGACTCTGGTGCGCCGGGGCCGGGGCATGCTCCGGCTTGGGCTCCGCGGCCCCCTGCGGAGGCTGGTGCTGCAGAGTCTCGTGCCGCTGCTGCTGCGCCTGCATGACCCCAGCCCAGATGCTGCTGAG AGCTCAGAGTGGACCCTGGCCCGCTGCGACCAGGCCTTTAGCTGGGGCATGCTGGAGGAGATGGTCACCGTGGCCCGCTATGATAGCCCCGAGGCCCTGAGCCACGTTTGCCGCCGCCTG GTTCGGCGGTACCCGGGCCACGTGCCTAACTTCCTGAGCCAGACTCAAGGCTACCTGCGGAGTCCCCAGGACCCTCTGCGCCGGGCAGCCACCGTGCTCATAG GCTTCCTTGTCCACCATGCCAGCCCCGGCTGCGTCAACCAGGACCTGCTGGACTCGCTGTTCCACG ACCTAGGGCGGCTCCAGGACGACCCCCAGCCGGCCGTGGCCGCGGCGGCGCACGTGTCCGCTCAGCAGGTGGTGCTGCTGGCCCGCGCCGGGGGCCCTCCCCGCGGGCtccgcctcctccgcctcctccgcctTGCCCCGCGCCCCGCCCGGCCCCCACCCGTCTTCGCCGACAGCCCCTTCCAGCGTAGGAGCCTCGCAGGCCGCTGGGGCTGCTCCGGACCCCGCCCAGCCTGA
- the MROH6 gene encoding maestro heat-like repeat-containing protein family member 6 isoform X2, with protein sequence MVPPGPASRSGLGTTSQEEQQQVLPAKAAMAGGVWGWVQETPVGALTLTAVAEGIRARQGWSREPPSTGPQPEPWELKPEAEPQTQALATHAETEPGCGATVPEAGSEPRSPEGPHQVPQSSWEEGVLADLALYTAACLEEAGFAGTQATALTLSSALEARGERLEDQVHALVRGLLAQVPSLAEGRPRRAALRVLSALALEHAQDVVCALLPRSLPPDRAAAELWRSLSRNQRVNGQVLVQLLWALKGASGSEPQALAATRALGEMLAVSGCVGATRGFYSHLLLALVTQLHELARSPRSPDMPKIWILSHRGPPHSHASCAVEALKALLTGDGGRMVVTCMEQAGGWRRLVGAHTHLEGVLLLASAMVAHADHHLRGLFADLLPRLRSADDPQRLTAMAFFTGLLQSRPTARLLREEVILERLLTWQGDPEPTVRWLGLLGLGHLALNRRKVRHVSALLPALLGALGEGDARLVGAALGALKRLLLRPRAPVRLLSSELGPRLRPLLDHTRDSVRASAVGLLGTLVRRGRGMLRLGLRGPLRRLVLQSLVPLLLRLHDPSPDAAEVRRYPGHVPNFLSQTQGYLRSPQDPLRRAATVLIGFLVHHASPGCVNQDLLDSLFHDLGRLQDDPQPAVAAAAHVSAQQVVLLARAGGPPRGLRLLRLLRLAPRPARPPPVFADSPFQRRSLAGRWGCSGPRPA encoded by the exons aTGGTCCCGCCCGGGCCAGCTTCTAGGTCAGGCCTGGGCACGACTTCccaggaggagcagcagcaggtGCTACCGGCAAAGGCAGCTATGGCTGGGGGTGTGTGGGGCTGGGTCCAGGAGACGCCCGTCGGGGCTCTAACCCTGACAGCTGTGGCCGAAGGAATTCGGGCCAGGCAGGGGTGGTCTCGGGAACCCCCTTCCACGGGCCCTCAGCCTGAGCCCTGGGAGCTCAAACCTGAAGCTGAGCCACAGACCCAGGCCCTCGCCACCCATGCCGAGACTGAGCCTGGGTGTGGGGCCACCGTCCCTGAAGCTGGCAGCGAGCCCCGCTCCCCTGAGGGGCCCCACCAG GTTCCCCAGAGTTCCTGGGAGGAGGGGGTTCTTGCTGACCTGGCATTGTACACGGCTGCCTGCCTGGAGGAGGCTGGCTTTGCAGGGACCCAGGCGACAGCGCTCACCCTGTCTTCAGCCCTGGAGGCCCGGGGGGAACGGCTGGAGGACCAG GTGCATGCTCTGGTGCGAGGGCTGCTGGCGCAGGTGCCCAGCCTGGCAGAGGGGAGGCCCCGGAGGGCGGCCCTGAGAGTGCTGAGTGCGCTGGCCCTGGAGCATGCGCAGGACGTGGTGTGTGCGCTGCTGCCCCGCTCTCTGCCCCCAGATCG GGCAGCGGCCGAGCTCTGGCGCAGCCTAAGCCGTAACCAGCGTGTAAATGGGCAGGTGCTGGTACAACTGCTGTGGGCACTGAAGGGTGCTTCAGGGTCTGAGCCCCAGGCACTGGCG GCCACTCGTGCTCTTGGGGAGATGCTGGCTGTTTCAGGCTGCGTGGGAGCCACAAGGGGCTTCTACTCTCATCTGCTGCTTGCACTAGTCACACAGCTGCACGAGCTGGCCCGCAGCCCTCGCTCCCCTGACATGCCCAAGATTTGGATTCTGTCCCACCGAGGGCCACCACACAGCCATGCCAG CTGCGCTGTGGAGGCCTTGAAGGCTCTGCTCACTGGGGATGGAGGCCGCATGGTGGTCACGTGCATGGAGCAGgcgggaggctggaggaggctggTGGGAGCCCACACCCACCTGGAGGGTGTCCTGCTGCTGGCGAG tgccatggtggcacacgccgACCACCACCTGCGAGGCCTCTTCGCGGACTTGCTTCCCCGGCTGCGCAGCGCCGACGACCCGCAGCGCCTCACGGCTATGGCCTTCTTCACCGGG CTGTTGCAGAGCCGGCCGACCGCACGGCTCCTGCGGGAGGAGGTTATCCTGGAGCGACTTCTCACCTGGCAGGGAGACCCCGAGCCCACCGTGCGCTGGTTGGGCCTGCTGGGCCTGGGCCACCTCGCGCTGAATCGCAGGAAG GTGCGGCACGTGAGCGCGCTGCTGCCGGCACTGCTGGGCGCACTGGGCGAAGGCGACGCGCGGCTCGTGGGTGCAGCTCTGGGCGCCCTGAAGAGGCTCTTGCTACGGCCCCGGGCGCCTGTGCGGCTCCTGAGCTCGGAGCTGGGGCCGCGCCTCCGTCCGCTGCTGGACCAC ACCCGGGACTCAGTCCGCGCTTCGGCGGTCGGGCTCCTCGGGACTCTGGTGCGCCGGGGCCGGGGCATGCTCCGGCTTGGGCTCCGCGGCCCCCTGCGGAGGCTGGTGCTGCAGAGTCTCGTGCCGCTGCTGCTGCGCCTGCATGACCCCAGCCCAGATGCTGCTGAG GTTCGGCGGTACCCGGGCCACGTGCCTAACTTCCTGAGCCAGACTCAAGGCTACCTGCGGAGTCCCCAGGACCCTCTGCGCCGGGCAGCCACCGTGCTCATAG GCTTCCTTGTCCACCATGCCAGCCCCGGCTGCGTCAACCAGGACCTGCTGGACTCGCTGTTCCACG ACCTAGGGCGGCTCCAGGACGACCCCCAGCCGGCCGTGGCCGCGGCGGCGCACGTGTCCGCTCAGCAGGTGGTGCTGCTGGCCCGCGCCGGGGGCCCTCCCCGCGGGCtccgcctcctccgcctcctccgcctTGCCCCGCGCCCCGCCCGGCCCCCACCCGTCTTCGCCGACAGCCCCTTCCAGCGTAGGAGCCTCGCAGGCCGCTGGGGCTGCTCCGGACCCCGCCCAGCCTGA
- the MROH6 gene encoding maestro heat-like repeat-containing protein family member 6 isoform X4 has translation MVPPGPASRSGLGTTSQEEQQQVLPAKAAMAGGVWGWVQETPVGALTLTAVAEGIRARQGWSREPPSTGPQPEPWELKPEAEPQTQALATHAETEPGCGATVPEAGSEPRSPEGPHQVPQSSWEEGVLADLALYTAACLEEAGFAGTQATALTLSSALEARGERLEDQVHALVRGLLAQVPSLAEGRPRRAALRVLSALALEHAQDVVCALLPRSLPPDRAAAELWRSLSRNQRVNGQVLVQLLWALKGASGSEPQALAATRALGEMLAVSGCVGATRGFYSHLLLALVTQLHELARSPRSPDMPKIWILSHRGPPHSHASCAVEALKALLTGDGGRMVVTCMEQAGGWRRLVGAHTHLEGVLLLASAMVAHADHHLRGLFADLLPRLRSADDPQRLTAMAFFTGLLQSRPTARLLREEVILERLLTWQGDPEPTVRWLGLLGLGHLALNRRKVRHVSALLPALLGALGEGDARLVGAALGALKRLLLRPRAPVRLLSSELGPRLRPLLDHTRDSVRASAVGLLGTLVRRGRGMLRLGLRGPLRRLVLQSLVPLLLRLHDPSPDAAESSEWTLARCDQAFSWGMLEEMVTVARYDSPEALSHVCRRLVSREAR, from the exons aTGGTCCCGCCCGGGCCAGCTTCTAGGTCAGGCCTGGGCACGACTTCccaggaggagcagcagcaggtGCTACCGGCAAAGGCAGCTATGGCTGGGGGTGTGTGGGGCTGGGTCCAGGAGACGCCCGTCGGGGCTCTAACCCTGACAGCTGTGGCCGAAGGAATTCGGGCCAGGCAGGGGTGGTCTCGGGAACCCCCTTCCACGGGCCCTCAGCCTGAGCCCTGGGAGCTCAAACCTGAAGCTGAGCCACAGACCCAGGCCCTCGCCACCCATGCCGAGACTGAGCCTGGGTGTGGGGCCACCGTCCCTGAAGCTGGCAGCGAGCCCCGCTCCCCTGAGGGGCCCCACCAG GTTCCCCAGAGTTCCTGGGAGGAGGGGGTTCTTGCTGACCTGGCATTGTACACGGCTGCCTGCCTGGAGGAGGCTGGCTTTGCAGGGACCCAGGCGACAGCGCTCACCCTGTCTTCAGCCCTGGAGGCCCGGGGGGAACGGCTGGAGGACCAG GTGCATGCTCTGGTGCGAGGGCTGCTGGCGCAGGTGCCCAGCCTGGCAGAGGGGAGGCCCCGGAGGGCGGCCCTGAGAGTGCTGAGTGCGCTGGCCCTGGAGCATGCGCAGGACGTGGTGTGTGCGCTGCTGCCCCGCTCTCTGCCCCCAGATCG GGCAGCGGCCGAGCTCTGGCGCAGCCTAAGCCGTAACCAGCGTGTAAATGGGCAGGTGCTGGTACAACTGCTGTGGGCACTGAAGGGTGCTTCAGGGTCTGAGCCCCAGGCACTGGCG GCCACTCGTGCTCTTGGGGAGATGCTGGCTGTTTCAGGCTGCGTGGGAGCCACAAGGGGCTTCTACTCTCATCTGCTGCTTGCACTAGTCACACAGCTGCACGAGCTGGCCCGCAGCCCTCGCTCCCCTGACATGCCCAAGATTTGGATTCTGTCCCACCGAGGGCCACCACACAGCCATGCCAG CTGCGCTGTGGAGGCCTTGAAGGCTCTGCTCACTGGGGATGGAGGCCGCATGGTGGTCACGTGCATGGAGCAGgcgggaggctggaggaggctggTGGGAGCCCACACCCACCTGGAGGGTGTCCTGCTGCTGGCGAG tgccatggtggcacacgccgACCACCACCTGCGAGGCCTCTTCGCGGACTTGCTTCCCCGGCTGCGCAGCGCCGACGACCCGCAGCGCCTCACGGCTATGGCCTTCTTCACCGGG CTGTTGCAGAGCCGGCCGACCGCACGGCTCCTGCGGGAGGAGGTTATCCTGGAGCGACTTCTCACCTGGCAGGGAGACCCCGAGCCCACCGTGCGCTGGTTGGGCCTGCTGGGCCTGGGCCACCTCGCGCTGAATCGCAGGAAG GTGCGGCACGTGAGCGCGCTGCTGCCGGCACTGCTGGGCGCACTGGGCGAAGGCGACGCGCGGCTCGTGGGTGCAGCTCTGGGCGCCCTGAAGAGGCTCTTGCTACGGCCCCGGGCGCCTGTGCGGCTCCTGAGCTCGGAGCTGGGGCCGCGCCTCCGTCCGCTGCTGGACCAC ACCCGGGACTCAGTCCGCGCTTCGGCGGTCGGGCTCCTCGGGACTCTGGTGCGCCGGGGCCGGGGCATGCTCCGGCTTGGGCTCCGCGGCCCCCTGCGGAGGCTGGTGCTGCAGAGTCTCGTGCCGCTGCTGCTGCGCCTGCATGACCCCAGCCCAGATGCTGCTGAG AGCTCAGAGTGGACCCTGGCCCGCTGCGACCAGGCCTTTAGCTGGGGCATGCTGGAGGAGATGGTCACCGTGGCCCGCTATGATAGCCCCGAGGCCCTGAGCCACGTTTGCCGCCGCCTGGTCAGTAGGGAAGCAAGGTGA